The nucleotide sequence CCCTGTATTAATCAATTTGGGCTGTTGATCAGCATGTCTGTCACACATTGGTATTTTTTTAGTGCTATTATCTCGTGTCCGATCTATAGATCAATTTCAGGTCATTGGCTTCTCTAACAAGAGAAGGGTTTAGCTCTATATGTATTATGCCTCAATATTTTTCAGATCAAGAGTTTTACCAGCAGATTACCACCACTATCAGAGAGATGCACGGCTCTCCTTCAGTTAGCACCTGGGTTAGCAACTTGGGCAGATTATCAAGTGGAGCATGCTTGTCATAGAGCCAAGCTGGTCTCTGACCTACTTCCTCATCAGGGTTCCTCCCTCGACCCACACCAGCTCTCATCTATACTCTCCGTACCCCTGTCCCCCTTTATCCTTTCTTGCTCCTCTCGTCTCCCCCGTCTGTTCAGCTCACACCACTTCACACCCCCACCCACAGCCACAtacgtgccccccccccccccccccccccccctgttatGTAGCTACGTCTACGTCCTGGAGGCTAGTAGAGATGCGAACTTGTTTCTGAGCCCAGTTTATGTCTTAAGATGCGACGATTCAGAAATCTGTTGACGTGAGCAGGTTCAATGATCAAATTGTGCATTTTGTGACAACAGTGGATGTGAATTTTGACCGCAGATGAACActaactacttttttttttctttttaaatcccaGGTTCTTTTGGACAAGTTTCTCATCCCCAAAGCAGAGGCAGCAGAGagcaaagtattttatttgaaaatgaaagGAGACTACTATCGCTATTTGGCTGAGGTGGCAGTAGGAGATGAGAAGACTGGTATGCTTCACTTCTGCCGTGCATCACATTAGTGAGGCCTTTCTGTCAGTCCTCTGGTTTTAACGTTTCACACTTGATCTCATGCAATCAGATGTGGTGTGTGAttatagaatagaaatacctttatttggCCTACAGTGGGGAAATGTGatagtggaggaaaaaaaaccatAGAAGAAACCAGACACACAAGATTCATCTACAGTTAAATCTAAAGTTGAGCTGTAAAGCAATAGAGAACGACTTATCAGAAGGGGGAAAATGGATAATAcagcatattcagataaaattacattttcaagtttaaaaaggaagaaaaacggCAGTCAATTACAGAACCTTGTAAAAGGTGCATGAATGTACAAACAactccctgagaagctaaacatgtacaatttcatatttattcagtTGAAAACCTAATTCTTGATGATAGGTTTTGGTGTACTTAaagtagcctttttttttttttttttttactttttgttcagTGGCTTTGACTTACTCAGACGCTGCCACTAAGGCTGCATTAAATCAACCTAGCTCACCAGTTGGGCCGTATCCACTTTTAAAGTATCACTGAGCTTTCTAAAGGAATTTACCAGGGTAAACGGTATTCGTCTGCTTAGACAGCCTACTGATGTTGTATAGTCACTGCATTTAGGGTGTTTTAAAGCTTGTAGATCTTTAACAATACTTGTTTTAGATGAaacagaactgttttttttttttttttttttttttttaatatatacttCAAGTTGCATCATGTACCAAAGCATCAAAGAAGGTACGTAGACAGGAAGTGAAAATCCTTGACTTCACAGTAACATCTATAAaggctatttttgttttagcagTCAGCCTAGCAGCATCGTTGCCTCATCCACTCTGGTAGTGGATGCCGTGGGcagaaaggttttctttttcctccgtCACATACACGACCAACGCTCCTGCctaagtttttatttctttttgtagaaGTCGGTGTGGATTTGAAGTTTGCTGTCCTCCTTACAGGAGACGTCTGTAAACTTTCCAGCTTAAAACACACTTAGAGGTGTTGGTCGATGTTGGGCACACAGATGCAGAAAGGCATCCTTTTTATCTCTGGATCCCAGCCTGTCTGATATCAAGTCATTGTTGCTTTGACGTCATTTTGCTCCTCTGCAACGCCACAGCTGTCTCTTTCAGGTGTCGATTCCTTCGACAGCTGAGCCATAAGGCTGTGGTTTGTTTTCTAGTTTATAGATGATCTGTTGGGCTAAAATGGTCAAATAAGCAGCCAGGCATCACATTGACTGATTTACAGCTGTGAATGACAATCACTGTGGTTGTTGTACTAAACACAAGGTGTTGCTGTAGAGAAAGCAATACCTCTACACAGGATTAGCTacagaggaagaaaggaagtACTCCCTTAAGGGATGGAGGAGGATTTAATGATCTGATTTATCATTGCCATTTTAATACCAGGCTTTACATTATTACTGCCCAACCCTACTGGGCTCTTTTAAAGGAAAAAGCCTAGTTAAACAAGAACCATTTAGCAGCTGGGTTTATGTAGGATATTTGCAATTTGTAGGTTTGTTTTCTGGCTGTTTCAGTATACAACCAGGCAGCGGAGCGTTGCTTGGTGCAGCTCAAAAGGGCCCAGAGCGACAGAACCCAGTCGTTGGGCTAAAacgtccagcagcagctctttaTTTGGATCCTGGCTGCAGGGAGGAAACGGGTCTGTGCGCTGCTGCTGGAACAAGTGGGACAATTTGGGCAGATGTGAATGGGTcagtgggggaaaccctgcttAAAAGGATCCCAGATATCAGCCAATGAGCCGTTAATTAAACCATTCTGCTTATTTTAATGGGCGTGATGCTCCAATATCAGCATAGTTCTGACAACTGGCAGCATGACGGCCCGTTTAAGATGAAATGTGCTGATGGTGTCAATATTAACTTATTTACCTCCTTTGTTAGGGCGTCCAGGAATAAACCTGTGTGAAATTAATGTTATTTAGCAAATTATGTGtcattttaatttgaataaatgtgagagaaaaaaattatccttatgCTCCTACTTAGATTATTTAGCGTCTGTGTTGGTTTAAAATGATGAAATAACAGTTTGTCACAGTTGACACTGTTAGGTATAGGATAGCGTTAACGTTCAAAAGCTTTAGTGAAATTATTTTCTCCTAGCTGTGTCAACATTCAGGTAGGATTAGACTCAGTGACATGTAGGACTTAAGCTAAGGATACtcaaattagtgtttttgttgcactataaaatgcttaaaattctgtttaataGTTGTTCAGTTAACTCTTTTCTTTTATGATTTCAGGCATTATTGGTGATTCGCAGGAAGCATACAAACAGGCCTTTGAAATCAGCAAAGCAGAAATGCAACCAACGCACCCAATACGCCTCGGCCTAGCCCTTAATTTCTCTGTGTTCTACTATGAGATCCTCAATTCTCCTGAGCAGGCTTGCAAGCTAGCCAAACAGGTAATGCTCCACAACGTCTGCAGTTTGTAGCGATGCTGTTGAATGTAGATCATGAGCCAACACACTTATCCGTCCATTCACCTCCTCATGTGGAATTAAGTGTAGCAGGGAAGCTCGGACATTCCTCTCCTCAGTAACATTTACTTGGCCTTTATTGGGGGATCTTAAATCATCCACAGGCCAGAGTCTAGACGTTCTCTACAGCAAGGTGTGGGTCTGTCCCAGGGTAGAGAAATTAGCTGTGGCAATTTGGTTActagcttttcttttcttttttttattaggcctctaaaatgtgttttcgTGTTTTCCAGGCCTTTGACGATGCCATCGCAGAACTCGACACACTGAGTGAAGAATCGTACAAAGACAGTACACTAATCATGCAGCTATTGAGAGACAACTTGACAGTAAGTTGCCTTTCTTTACATTATTACCATATTTAGCTCTGGAGAAGATTGGAATAGTGAAGTTAAGAGTTGAGTGGTCCAAAGGTTTgaccgctgtctctttcctcAGCTGTGGACTTCTGATAACGCAGTGGAGggagaggagccagaggagcctAAAGAATGAGCCTCACCCCCACAGTCATCCCGTCTGCCCGACAtcgtccaaagtcctctttgtTTTGATCAGCACTTTGACCACCTCATTCATGACATCCAGCTTGATCCTTTGTTCTTCTATCTAGGTCTCTGCTCCTCTGTCTCTTCCCAGCATGCCGTTTGTTCTGCAGAAACTGTAGATAAACAGGCAGGGGCTTTAAAGTGTGATGACAGGGTGCATTTATGTTTGGGGTTGGATTGCCTGCTGGCCTTGTTCTGGGTTTAATGATTTTTAGGGGTTTTCTAGTCTTGAGACGTGCAGCAAACTGTTCTGAAATCCCAAATTAGATGTGTATCCTACTTGTAAAAGGTGCTGTTAGCAGCCACATCAAAAACAGAAGCTGCCGGCTGCCACCTGACCCGGCAGAAGAGCAATTACAGCAAAGGTAGACGCAATGATGACGTGACGGGGGGTGCTGGTGATGAAGGGCCAGATTTTACACAGGTTACATTCCATAAACTGCCGGTTAACAACCTTCTACTGTCCtatctctcttttttccttcGTTGGAGGGGGGCTGCTTTTGTACGTCTATGTATTCATTACGAggtatagaaaataaaaagaacaagagCACAAGCTTgtactgttgctgtttttgtatGAGCACCTCAGTAAGTATAGAGAATCCCactttttatataattaaaggtttttgaaattttctttgtttttcaatacTTGCATAAGGTTGGTTAAAGGGTAGTCTGGAGAAGCAAGAGGCTGTTGGCTGTTAGCTTTGTCTTTTCATACTAAACACTTGAGCGTAACTGTTATTTGGGGATAATGCATAATTCAGTTAAgtgaaataaacaatttaaaaggttcaagttgttctgtttttttttttttttttttttactgtattactAACCTTCTGTATTAAGGCATGAGTCTCAACATGTTTCACAGTCAGGCCATAAATTATGACTCAACATTTCAAACACGGTCGCCTAGAAGCTCAGTCTCGTTAGACATGGGAAAGCTTAGTAACTGGATGagggttttaattttttttttattgccatttGGTACAGAGGATATGTCAAGACTTAAATTACCTCTTGTTAAAATTAATACTTTTGATTTAATGACTCTATGCTAAAATGTGTCTGCATGTCTTTACTGGTAATGGCAGCAGACTCCTGATCTGTTAAACGGGAACGTGGATGGAAAACTTTGCCACTTGGTCTGCAGGGTGTGATTTGCTCTAAAAGGGAACACGTCTATACTCTGCTGCCATGGATGGAAAGTCAACTACCCGTGAACTGCCGTTTGGGCGTGTCTTCCCCACTCCCACAGCGGAGCTTGATCATAGGGCAGATTCCACGCAGGAATGCCGCGCTGCTGCGCACTGAATACGCTTAAGCTAGGTGGTGTCTGCTGCATTGTGGTCAATGTAGGCCTACTGGTCACTTTGTGATGAGTTCACTGCTGTAGACGGGGTTCAAATCAATTTGTGATTGGAGGTCTTCAGCCTGAACTGGGTGGGTGTCTCGGGTGTGATTTAGCCCCCCCTGCAGTTCTGTGATAGTATTACAGCGGCGCACGTCCTTGGCTCCACATGCTCCCTTCAGAAGTGGTTATAGCAGGAAATGCAAACGACCAACGTTGGTTTTGAGGAAATAAGCGCTTAAATTCCTTTAAATGGCTCATCTCATCTTACTGATGTCTGCCCTGAATAGCTCTCTACTAACCTAGTTGTTTTTCCTTGAGGATAATAAAACTTGATTCCTTCATAAATCTTACCTGTGCTCAACTTTTAGGAATTTCAATCTTTTATATCAGAGTTTCATGCTGCCATCATATTCAATAAGGTAGAATGTAATGTGGCTCATTCGTCAGATTAAACACAGGCAAGGTTTTTGAAAGTTTTTCTGGACAACATACTTTCCATTaaacccacatttctgtattcatCTTCTTGATCAGTGGAAAATCTTATTACTGTAAATAATAGGCTTGAAACCCTTCTGTAACTAATCTCTATATAATGTGCATCATTTAGTAAAGTCTTtctgaaataaagcttttagtAACATTCTTATGTACTGAATTGGTCTCTAGGTGGTGGGCCAGGATTGAATGACTGCTTTTAGCCtaaatcaaatatattttccaAATAATTGACCTGTCCTATCATGTTTTAAATTCATACtcataaaaaatatacatatgtCTGTCGTGACGATGGAGGGAGAAGAAAATATTTGGAGGTTGCCATTGCCCACCTTAACCCTACTTATTGGTGCCCCTGTTAATAATGCTCAGGCAGGCtacatatataatatgaatacaTTCAGAAGCTGTTACAAAGGTTTAGAAAATTTAACtcgtcaaatatttttttatgcagtATGGCATGAAAAATTCAATGGTGGACAAGATTTTCTCAAAGCAGGTAtccatgatttattttttgtgtgtgcgtgtgtttaaAATGATCTTTTTGACAAATGACAGTCCTTTTTTCATTCACATGTATTGGGCTTTTCATTTGAATACTGCTTTGCTTTCTGTTGCAATTGCTTGCTTGTTCATGGTCAGGTTTTATTTAGTATTGGCTGAAATTtggttaaaacaaagaaaaaaaaagaaataaaataaactatgaTAGGTGAGCTGTTAACATGACCAGCAGAAGTTTTGAAAGCTTTTAGAAAGAACATATGTGTGACTGAGATGCAAGTCGATTGGACAGGGAAGCTGCAAGGATTTGAGGTATTATAGATGGATTAATGAAGTACAGTGGAAAGAAGGCGAGGCTAAATTGTTTATAAAGGACTTTTCTTTAACAGGATagttcaaagtgctgtacacgaacaaagaaaaacattactgAGGAATGAAACAATTACAGATGTCTCCATTTTGGTCTCATATTGCCAAAGAAAGTGTTCCCTCTTTCAAGTCTATTTTTTCCATAACAGTGTATAATAATTACGTGATCTTCACCAAGTTCTCAAAATgtttaagctaaaaaaaaaaacagttttcatacTGGGATTGTTTCTTGACTGATTATAAACCATTGCACCTTATTGTTTcctttataaaatgtattgccATTTTTGATGCACTCTTAAGGTCCCATCACAGCTTTTAAGATGATCTTGAAGTCTCGGTTTTCACTGGGCCAATGGAACTTTTCTCCTCCTGCCATAATTCATTGCTGACAGCAAGGTGTCCAGGCCATAGGCCCAAATCTTTGCCCCTTCACGTTTAACAATTGCTCTTTGGGAGACATGGTGCTGTGCATTGTTgctaaaaatctcttttttggTCTCATATTGCCAAAGAACACATAGATGTAGCTCTGCAAAACTAAGCTGTGCTGCTATATTCTGCAACCCatgtttattctgttattttctaATAGTCCTGTCATGAACTTCAACATTTAACATACAAACTGTTGTCTGTTGAGCCTTTTTTTGCACTGTCTATGAACATTGTACAGTCTGGCCTTGGAATGAATTTGCTGGGAGGTGCCCTCTGAGGTTAGAAAAATGTCCTCAGTCACTCTCACTGTAGACATGTGGACTTCAGATGTCCTTATTTTCCTTCCAGGCTGGCAGTTGCCTCTCCATTAAGGTCTCTGGTGATAAGCAAAACTGACAAATGGCTAAACCTCGCGCTGTTTTAGAGGTGGTCACAGTTCCTGGTTTGGTGTGACGTGATTCTCTGTGGGATCCTGTCAAGAGGACGGTGAGAAACACCAGACCTAACAGAGCAGACAGGCTGCTCTTGTACAAGCTGGGGCATGCTCAACATCTCAGCTACACCGTAGTTGTATCACCTCCACGCCGCCCTGTTTTGATGCGATGCAGGGGGGCTACAACAACTTCTGTGTTCTACAAATCTACATTATGCCAGCATAGTTTTCAGTGGGAAGCTTTTCTAGaccaaaaatcttttttttttgattcgtctaaaataaaaaaaatcagaggtaTTTAATTTTGGATGTTCA is from Fundulus heteroclitus isolate FHET01 chromosome 3, MU-UCD_Fhet_4.1, whole genome shotgun sequence and encodes:
- the ywhaz gene encoding 14-3-3 protein zeta/delta isoform X1; translation: MSESSQKELVQKAKLAEQAERYDDMAAAMKSVTEEGEELTNEERNLLSVAYKNVVGARRSSWRVVSSIEQKAEGVEGRQAKVKEYREKIEKELKDICNDVLVLLDKFLIPKAEAAESKVFYLKMKGDYYRYLAEVAVGDEKTGIIGDSQEAYKQAFEISKAEMQPTHPIRLGLALNFSVFYYEILNSPEQACKLAKQAFDDAIAELDTLSEESYKDSTLIMQLLRDNLTLWTSDNAVEGEEPEEPKE